In Streptomyces nodosus, one DNA window encodes the following:
- a CDS encoding GNAT family N-acetyltransferase, giving the protein MTEIRTPRLLLRTWHEDDLTPMADINADPRVMRWIDDGSVRDLDHTAEDIERWEEEWDEEGFGLFAVELLASGELIGFTGLSVPEFLPEVMPAVAISWRIGSQFWGQGYASEAAHATLEFALQDRGLGRVISINRVGDNASENVIRKLGMTPERETTHPVYGYPMRVHAIDLTEFQA; this is encoded by the coding sequence ACCCCGCCTCCTCCTCCGTACCTGGCACGAAGACGACCTCACGCCGATGGCGGACATCAACGCAGACCCAAGGGTCATGCGCTGGATCGACGACGGCTCGGTGCGCGACCTGGACCACACGGCCGAGGACATCGAGCGGTGGGAGGAGGAGTGGGACGAGGAGGGCTTCGGACTGTTCGCTGTCGAGCTGCTGGCCTCGGGCGAACTGATCGGCTTCACGGGACTGTCCGTGCCCGAGTTCCTGCCGGAGGTGATGCCCGCCGTGGCGATCAGCTGGCGGATCGGCTCACAGTTCTGGGGCCAGGGATACGCGTCCGAAGCCGCCCACGCCACACTGGAGTTCGCTCTCCAGGACCGAGGCCTGGGCCGCGTCATCAGCATCAACCGGGTGGGTGACAACGCCTCCGAGAACGTCATCCGCAAGCTCGGCATGACACCCGAGCGGGAGACGACACACCCGGTGTACGGCTACCCGATGCGCGTTCACGCCATCGACCTCACCGAGTTCCAGGCATGA